From Elephas maximus indicus isolate mEleMax1 chromosome 1, mEleMax1 primary haplotype, whole genome shotgun sequence, a single genomic window includes:
- the LOC126081273 gene encoding cysteine-rich protein 3 isoform X1 — protein sequence MRLKAGPWAEPAEGAGTEASRRYLLCAAFAAQSRAMSWTCPRCQLPVYFAEKVSSLGKNWHPFCLKCERCHSILSPGGHAEHNGRPYCHKPCYGALFGPRGVNIGGVGSYLYNPPTHTPASSTSLSPSSFSPPRPRTGLPQGKKSPPHMKTFTGETSLCPGCGEPVYFAEKVMSLGRNWHRPCLRCQRCQKTLTAGSHAEHDGLPYCHIPCYGYLFGPKGVNIGDVGCYIYDPAEMKSK from the exons ATGAGGCTCAAAGCTGGGCCGTGGGCGGAGCCAGCGGAGGGGGCGGGAACGGAGGCCTCTCGGcggtacctactgtgtgctgcgTTCGCTGCCCAGAGCAGAGCCATGAGCTGGACCTGCCCGCGTTGCCAGCTACCCGTTTACTTTG CTGAGAAGGTGAGCTCCCTGGGCAAGAACTGGCACCCCTTCTGCCTGAAATGTGAGCGCTGCCACAGCATCCTGTCCCCCGGGGGGCACGCAGAG CACAATGGGAGGCCATATTGCCACAAGCCATGTTACGGGGCTCTCTTCGGACCCAGGG GGGTGAATATTGGTGGTGTGGGCTCCTACCTCTACAATCCCCCCACTCACACCCCTGCCAGCAGCACttccctcagccccagcagcttCAGCCCCCCTAGACCCAGGACTGGCCTTCCCCAGGGAAAGAAAA GCCCTCCCCACATGAAGACATTCACTGGGGAGACTTCACTGTGCCCTGGCTGTGGGGAGCCCGTCTATTTTG CTGAGAAGGTGATGTCTTTGGGCAGAAATTGGCACCGGCCCTGTCTGAGGTGCCAGCGCTGCCAGAAGACCCTGACTGCTGGGAGCCATGCTGAG CATGACGGCCTCCCCTACTGCCACATCCCCTGCTACGGCTACCTGTTTGGCCCCAAAG GTGTGAACATTGGCGACGTGGGCTGCTACATTTATGACCCAGCAGAGATGAAATCCAAATGA
- the LOC126081273 gene encoding cysteine-rich protein 3 isoform X3 has translation MRLKAGPWAEPAEGAGTEASRRYLLCAAFAAQSRAMSWTCPRCQLPVYFAEKVSSLGKNWHPFCLKCERCHSILSPGGHAEHNGRPYCHKPCYGALFGPRGVNIGGVGSYLYNPPTHTPASSTSLSPSSFSPPRPRTGLPQGKKSPPHMKTFTGETSLCPGCGEPVYFAEKVMSLGRNWHRPCLRCQRCQKTLTAGSHAEV, from the exons ATGAGGCTCAAAGCTGGGCCGTGGGCGGAGCCAGCGGAGGGGGCGGGAACGGAGGCCTCTCGGcggtacctactgtgtgctgcgTTCGCTGCCCAGAGCAGAGCCATGAGCTGGACCTGCCCGCGTTGCCAGCTACCCGTTTACTTTG CTGAGAAGGTGAGCTCCCTGGGCAAGAACTGGCACCCCTTCTGCCTGAAATGTGAGCGCTGCCACAGCATCCTGTCCCCCGGGGGGCACGCAGAG CACAATGGGAGGCCATATTGCCACAAGCCATGTTACGGGGCTCTCTTCGGACCCAGGG GGGTGAATATTGGTGGTGTGGGCTCCTACCTCTACAATCCCCCCACTCACACCCCTGCCAGCAGCACttccctcagccccagcagcttCAGCCCCCCTAGACCCAGGACTGGCCTTCCCCAGGGAAAGAAAA GCCCTCCCCACATGAAGACATTCACTGGGGAGACTTCACTGTGCCCTGGCTGTGGGGAGCCCGTCTATTTTG CTGAGAAGGTGATGTCTTTGGGCAGAAATTGGCACCGGCCCTGTCTGAGGTGCCAGCGCTGCCAGAAGACCCTGACTGCTGGGAGCCATGCTGAG GTGTGA
- the LOC126081273 gene encoding cysteine-rich protein 3 isoform X2, translating into MRLKAGPWAEPAEGAGTEASRRYLLCAAFAAQSRAMSWTCPRCQLPVYFAEKVSSLGKNWHPFCLKCERCHSILSPGGHAEHNGRPYCHKPCYGALFGPRGVNIGGVGSYLYNPPTHTPASSTSLSPSSFSPPRPRTGLPQGKKTEKVMSLGRNWHRPCLRCQRCQKTLTAGSHAEHDGLPYCHIPCYGYLFGPKGVNIGDVGCYIYDPAEMKSK; encoded by the exons ATGAGGCTCAAAGCTGGGCCGTGGGCGGAGCCAGCGGAGGGGGCGGGAACGGAGGCCTCTCGGcggtacctactgtgtgctgcgTTCGCTGCCCAGAGCAGAGCCATGAGCTGGACCTGCCCGCGTTGCCAGCTACCCGTTTACTTTG CTGAGAAGGTGAGCTCCCTGGGCAAGAACTGGCACCCCTTCTGCCTGAAATGTGAGCGCTGCCACAGCATCCTGTCCCCCGGGGGGCACGCAGAG CACAATGGGAGGCCATATTGCCACAAGCCATGTTACGGGGCTCTCTTCGGACCCAGGG GGGTGAATATTGGTGGTGTGGGCTCCTACCTCTACAATCCCCCCACTCACACCCCTGCCAGCAGCACttccctcagccccagcagcttCAGCCCCCCTAGACCCAGGACTGGCCTTCCCCAGGGAAAGAAAA CTGAGAAGGTGATGTCTTTGGGCAGAAATTGGCACCGGCCCTGTCTGAGGTGCCAGCGCTGCCAGAAGACCCTGACTGCTGGGAGCCATGCTGAG CATGACGGCCTCCCCTACTGCCACATCCCCTGCTACGGCTACCTGTTTGGCCCCAAAG GTGTGAACATTGGCGACGTGGGCTGCTACATTTATGACCCAGCAGAGATGAAATCCAAATGA